The genomic stretch TCTGCAAAATTTAGCAAAAGCCATTGAACATCTTGTTCCACAGCCAGTTGAAATACGTTCCGCTTTTTCCATTGAAGCTTTAAATGAGTGGAGCGCTCTTTTTCAATCTCAAGATTTACGCCTTATCATTGCAACAGATGCTGGAATTCAAAGCTGCCCCCAGCTGATCCCTTTTTATCGAGAAACACAAAAGCAATCCCGCCACTATTTAGATCGCATCCCCCTACTTTTATTGTCTGATCTCTCTTTATACTTAAAAGAACCCAAGCTAAAGCTTTCGTTATGGCAAGTCTTGTGTGAAATGTTAAAAAGCTGAAGGCTCCTGTGAAACCCCAAAAATTTACGAAATATGCAGCCGTCATTCTCGATGTTGCCATTGAAAAGACGCTCGATTACGGAATCCCTGAAGATTTAGTTCCAGAAGCTAAAAAAGGGGTCCGGGTTGAAGTTCCTTTGCGTGGCAGCCTACGAAATGGCTACATCATGGAAATCAAAGAAACTGCAGATTATGCAAGAGTATCCCCTATCCAACGCATTTTTCCAGATGTTCAAATTTCGGAAGACCTTTTCGAGCTCGCTTTATGGATCTCTCGCTACTATTTAGCTCCCCTATCGCAGGTTTTCAAAATTCTTGTCCCCTCTAGCATTCGCAAAGACATGCAGCATAAGCAACAGCTATTCGTCATGCGAAAGCAAACTCGTGAGCAATTAAAAGAGGTGTGCGAGACCATCCGCAACAAGCACTCCGCTCAAGCTGCGGTGCTAGATGAGATGCTACTAGTCAAAAAAGGGATTCTACTTTCAGAGCTCTTAGAAAAAACGGGTGGTTCGCGAAGCCCTGTCGATACGTTGGCGGCTAAGGGATACCTTCTTGTCGAACCCGTGCGCATCGATCGCTCCCCTCTGATTGGAGAAGAGTACCTCTTAACAAAACCCAAAATTTTAAGCGCAGAACAACAAGAGGCTTTTACCAAAATCGCGCATTCTCTTGAGGCTGGTATTTTTCAAACGCATCTTTTATACGGAATCACTGGCAGTGGTAAAACGGAAGTCTATTTACAGGCTATTGAAAAAGCCCTGCAGATGCAAAAAAGCGCCATTATGCTTGTTCCAGAAATCTCATTGACTGCCCAAACAATCGAACGTTTTAAAAGCCGTTTTCCCGATAACATCGCCATTTTACACCATCGCTTAAGTCATGGTGAGCGTTTTGATGAATGGCATAAAATCCGACGGGGCGAGGCTCGCATTGTAATTGGAGCACGTTCTGCTGTATTTAGCCCTGTCCCCAACTTGGGCTTAGTGATTGTAGATGAAGAGCACGAGCAGTCGTATAAGCAACAAGAAGAATCTCCTTGCTACCATGCCAGAGACATCGCAGTCATGCGAGGCAAGATCGCTCAGGCTACCGTTCTTTTGGGAAGCGCTACCCCTAGCATCGAAAGTTACTACAATGCAATCAAAGGAAAGTATGTTATCAGTCTTTTAAAAAAAAGAGCCGAATCGTCCTTGCTTCCTTCTGTCACAATTGTCGATATGAAAAGGGAGTTTGAAAAAGCAAAAGGATTTACCAACTTTTCTGAACTCCTTCTAAATGAAATTGAAAAGCGGTTAACTACGGGTGAACAGACAATCCTTTTTCTAAACAGACGTGGCTACCACACCACCCTAACATGCCCAAGCTGTCAAACAGCAATAAAATGCCCACACTGTTCGTTAGCTCTCACGTTTTATTATTCGCGCAATAGCCTCTCCTGCCATTTGTGTGATTTTACCATCTCCCCTCCACCGTCCACGTGCCCCAACTGCAAAAAAGATACTCCCATGAAATTCCAAGGAGTAGGGACAGAATTAATCGAACGCTCTTTGCATGCGATTTTTCCGGATATTCGAACGATCCGGATTGATGCAGATACAACAAAACACAAGGGCAGTCACCAAAAGCTCCTGCGAGACTTTGGCACAGGCAAAGCCGACGTTTTGATCGGGACGCAAATGATCGCCAAGGGTTTGCATTTTTCTGAAGTGACCTTGGTGGGTGTTTTAAATGGCGATGCCTCTTTAAATATTCCCGATTTTCGCTCCTCTGAAATTGCCTTTCAACTGATGACGCAAGTTGCTGGTAGGGCGGGCAGAGGGATCACACAAGGAAAAGTGATCATCCAGACCCATATTCCAGACAATTTCACAATTCAACTGGCTTCTCAACAAAACTATACAGCCTTCTTTGAAGAGGAGATTTCATCACGCGAGTTATTTAATTTCCCCCCCTTTAGTAGTATGGTCAAGCTGAATTTTTCAGGTTCAAATGAAAAAGAAACTCTCGAGTTTTCCCAAATTTTTCGCAGCAAGTTGCAAACGAATCTCCCCGAAATATTCGTTTTAAGCCCTGTCATTCCTTCTGGACACGCAAAAGTAAAAGATCGTTTTCGCTTTCAATTTTTGGTGCGCGGTCCAAGCATCTACGCGGCAAATCAGGCAATTAAAACAACCCTTCAACGTACTTCTATTCCCCATGGGATGAAACTTTTGGTGGATGTAAATCCGCTCACAACCTTCTTTTAAAAAAGTATCTACTGCCTCAATAAAAATGATTGCAATTTTGTCATATAGCCCCTATCACATATGGGTAGGCTGTATCTACGTCGATTACAGCACTAAATGTTGATAATTAGCACCTTTAACTGAGATCACCAGATGTTTAGAATCACTTTTTTATTTTTTTTGATCTTCTCACATCTTTTGTTAGCGGAGCATATGATGATTATTGGAATTGCAGGAGGCACAGGTTCCGGTAAAACACGGCTAGCAAAACAAATTCAAGAAGCTTTTGGAAATCAAGCTTCGCTCATCGAGCAGGATTGCTACTATAAAGACCTCTCAGATTTACCTCTTTCAGAAAGAGCCAAAAAAAACTTTGACCACCCGACCTCGTTAGACTTCGAATTATTGCAAACACATTTGCTGCAATTAAAAGCTTGGCAACCCATCTACAAACCCCATTATGATTTTAAAACACACAGCCGGACCCAGGACACCACCTTGGTTTTTCCAACCAAAATTGTGATTATTGAAGGGATCCTTTTGCTGTCTATTCCAAATATCCGAGAACTTTTGGATTTAAAAATTTACGTGGAAGCAGAAGATGATATACGGATCCTGCGTCGCTTAGAACGCGATATCAAGGAACGTGGAAGAGATTTTACAAGTATCAAAGAGCAGTATTTAAAAACTGTCAAACCGATGCATTCAAAATTTGTCGAACCGATTAAAATTTATGCAGATGTGATTATTCCCAGCCATGGAGATAACTCACAAGCCCTTCAAATGATTATTTCGAGGCTGAAAGACGCTGTCGATATCTCTTTCTAAAAAACGAGGCATCCTAAGATGCCTCGTTTTTTTTAGAGCATATAAGAAAGCGTCCCTAAAACGCTATACGAACGCCATTTAGCCCCATTGAAAGGGGTTGCGCCCTTGCCAAAGATCGAGTAGATGTAATCCATACCATGCCACGTGTTCATGCGTAGAAAATTTCCTTCTAATCCAATTAACCAACCACAATCAAATTGATACTGCGTTCCTAAAGTATAAAACGTCCCTGTGGCATGCGCCTTTTGTCTAAAATCTTTTAAGAAATCCCAGCGTAAATTCCAATGTCCTTGCCCCTTATAATGTGCCCAATGGTATTCAAACGTCCCGTACAAGGTCCAGCTTCCCAAGTAACAAAACAGATCCCCTCCAACCCAGGGTCCATCCCATTTTGCCCGGTAGTTGCTATGTAGATTAGAAATTTTCCCTGGTTCTCCATCAAAATCAATGGTTTGACGTCCATGAAATTGTCTTAAATGGAGTTCGTGATGTGACCATCCGGCTAGTGGAATAATTTTAAGCATTTGGCAAAACCAGGTAGTTTGAAAGCCTATTGCAGCGGATAGATCAAAAACCTCACCTTTACCAGCATCGTTGATTGAACGAGAATATTCTTGCTTTCTTCCACTCTCTAGATAGTCTGAATCTCGATTCTGCCCATGGTAAATCTTCCCATAATCGCCTTTAAAGCGGGCTGTAATTGAACATATAGAAATTTTACCAGTTCCCATAAGATTGTAACTGCATAAATCTTTCCACGTCAGCTCCGATAACACATCTGGATTTCCTCCAGGAGCAGAGATGGACCATCTAAAGCGATCTTCTCGATAGCCCGCACCGATTTTATAATCCAAATCAATCAAAGCGCTTCCATTGGCAAAAAGCATCATTAATGCAATTAATACAACCCAAAATCTACACATAAAATTCCTTTGTTCTATATTCCAATAAATGTGGCATAAAAATTACGCTTTTTCAGAAAAATTTTACAATCAAAATTATTCGATTCGTTTCATTAAATTCCCTTTCAGCCTTCTTTCAGAAGATAAATGA from Parachlamydia acanthamoebae encodes the following:
- the udk gene encoding uridine kinase; protein product: MMIIGIAGGTGSGKTRLAKQIQEAFGNQASLIEQDCYYKDLSDLPLSERAKKNFDHPTSLDFELLQTHLLQLKAWQPIYKPHYDFKTHSRTQDTTLVFPTKIVIIEGILLLSIPNIRELLDLKIYVEAEDDIRILRRLERDIKERGRDFTSIKEQYLKTVKPMHSKFVEPIKIYADVIIPSHGDNSQALQMIISRLKDAVDISF
- the priA gene encoding primosomal protein N'; the protein is MKPQKFTKYAAVILDVAIEKTLDYGIPEDLVPEAKKGVRVEVPLRGSLRNGYIMEIKETADYARVSPIQRIFPDVQISEDLFELALWISRYYLAPLSQVFKILVPSSIRKDMQHKQQLFVMRKQTREQLKEVCETIRNKHSAQAAVLDEMLLVKKGILLSELLEKTGGSRSPVDTLAAKGYLLVEPVRIDRSPLIGEEYLLTKPKILSAEQQEAFTKIAHSLEAGIFQTHLLYGITGSGKTEVYLQAIEKALQMQKSAIMLVPEISLTAQTIERFKSRFPDNIAILHHRLSHGERFDEWHKIRRGEARIVIGARSAVFSPVPNLGLVIVDEEHEQSYKQQEESPCYHARDIAVMRGKIAQATVLLGSATPSIESYYNAIKGKYVISLLKKRAESSLLPSVTIVDMKREFEKAKGFTNFSELLLNEIEKRLTTGEQTILFLNRRGYHTTLTCPSCQTAIKCPHCSLALTFYYSRNSLSCHLCDFTISPPPSTCPNCKKDTPMKFQGVGTELIERSLHAIFPDIRTIRIDADTTKHKGSHQKLLRDFGTGKADVLIGTQMIAKGLHFSEVTLVGVLNGDASLNIPDFRSSEIAFQLMTQVAGRAGRGITQGKVIIQTHIPDNFTIQLASQQNYTAFFEEEISSRELFNFPPFSSMVKLNFSGSNEKETLEFSQIFRSKLQTNLPEIFVLSPVIPSGHAKVKDRFRFQFLVRGPSIYAANQAIKTTLQRTSIPHGMKLLVDVNPLTTFF